DNA sequence from the Gordonia polyisoprenivorans genome:
CGCCGTGGAAGAACCCGTGCCGGGTCAATGCCTCGACAGCGTAGGCCGAGCAGGTCGGCTCGAACCGGCATGTCGGCAGTCGCATCGGCGACACCCAGGTGCGATACAGCTCGATGACAAAGATGAGCGCGCGCCGCGGGAACAGATGGATCCATCGCATGACCCGAGTTGACCGCGAGTCCTCGATGTCGGTGGGCGAGGAGGAGTGGGGGAGGGTCTCGACATCGGTCATGCCGACACCCCGGTGCCGGCGACCTGGACCTCTGCGGAACGCGCTGCAAGCTCGCGAACACGCTTGCGTCCCATCACTTCTCGCAACTGATCGGCGAGTTCGTCACTGGAGCGATGTGCGGCGCCCGGGAGTGCGCGGACGACGACGAAGGTCTCGGTGGCGGGAACTCTGACGCGGCTGTCGCGGAAGGCGGCACGTAGTCGTCGGGCCACACGATGCCGGACAACTGCGGGACCGACGGACTTGCTGACGATCAGACCCAGCCATGGCCCACCGGTCATCGCGACCTGGGTACGACGTCCGGACGGATCCGGCCACACCGACGGCACCACGGCGACGCTGACCACAAGATCACGCGTCGAGGTCCGCACACCGCGTTTCAGCGTGCGGGAGAAGTCGGATCCACGAGAGATCCCATGTTGGGCCGACATCATCGAACAACACGAAGCCGGCCGGACTTGTGGTCACGACCGGCAGCGCAGATCGAGATCAGGCCGTGAGCTTCGCGCGGCCCTTGCTGCGACGGCTGTTGACGATGGCACGACCCGCACGGGTGCGCATACGCAGCCGGAAGCCGTGCACGCGTGCGCGACGACGATTGTTGGGCTGGAAAGTCCGCTTTCCCTTGGCCACGGTGACTCCTTGTGCTCGGTGACATGGGCACGCCGATGACTCGCGTTCCCACATCCTGTGGTGGTCTCTGCTTATCCTGACGCGGTGCCGGACTAGTGCCGGGGTGGCGCCCCCCTCACCGACGCCGAGTACTCGACGACGCTGCTGATGACGTGATCCACCGCAAATCCGCAACCTGGATGACCAGTCGAGAGTACGGGAGTGGACCCGGCCAAATCAAACGAGCGCCGATCCCCCAGGCCAGCCCCACACGTTCCCCCGATCGGAGGATCGTCGCCTGCTTTCCTTTGTCGACGCCCGATCCGGTCTGTTACGGTTTCGCCAGTCACGTCACATTGCCGCCAGTCACGTCACATCGACGGTACGCGGTGACCACGACCCGCGGCGCCGCTCCTCCATCTCCTTTTATTCACAGATGTGGATAAGTGTGTGGACAAGTCCGCCCGACCCCGCCAAGGTGGTATCCGTCCACCCCCGACCGGCACCTGCCGATGCTGGTAGTTTCGTCGGGGCGGAAGCCGGTAGGGCACGCCGCCGGCCTTCGCAGCTCTGATGGGGAGCGGTCGTCGACGAAAAAGCAGGCGTCGATGGTGAGCAGGCGTCGAGCAGGAGGGTCAGAGTGACTTCGGATCGCGACTCCTTCGGCGAGGTCTGGAAGCAGGTTGTCGCCGAACTCAACGATGATGCCGCCCATCACGAACCGCTCAGCCGCCAGCAGAAGGCATGGTTGTCACTGGTTCAGCCGCTGACGCTGGCCGAGGGGTTCGCCCTGTTGGCAGTTCCGACACCACTGGTCCAGGAACAGATCGAACGCAATCTGCGTGACACGATCCGCACGACGTTGAGTCGTCATCTCGGCCAGCCCGTTGACCTCGGGGTGCGGACCGCCACGCCTGCGCCACTCGAGGAAACACCGGATCCGGCCACCGCCGATTCGGTCGGCCCCGGTCCCTCCACCGATCCGGTTCCCTTGTCTCCCACGGCATTCGATGATTCCGGACCCGTTCGTACGTTCGACCCGTCCATGCCCGGCCGGCCGTCACCCGACGGGTCGGGGCCGTTGCCGGGGCAGGGTTTCGCAGGCCGAGAGCACCGAGCACCGTCGGATTCGTTCCCCCACCCGACACCGATGGGCGCCGGCTACTCCGGCGCCGCCGATTCGACCGGTCAGGGGGCGCCGAACGCGAACCCCGGCGCCGAGTGGTCGTCGTATTTCGCCGAGCGACCCACCACCTCCACCGCGTCCACGTCGGGAACGCCGGTCAGTCTGAACCCGAAGTACACCTTCGACACGTTCGTGATCGGCGCGTCCAACCGTTTCGCGCACGCCTCGGCCGTCGCCGTCGCCGAGGCACCCGCTCGCGCCTACAACCCGTTGTTCATCTGGGGCGAGTCGGGACTCGGCAAGACTCACCTGCTGCATGCCGCGGGCCACTACGCCCAGCGTCTGTTCCCGGGTATGCGCGTCAAGTACGTCTCGACCGAGGAATTCACCAACGACTTCATCAACTCCCTGCGTGACGATCGTCGGGTCGCGTTCAAACGCCGCTATCGCGATGTCGACGTCCTTCTCGTCGACGACATCCAGTTCCTGATCGGCAAGGAAGGTATCCAGGAAGAGTTCTTCCATACCTTCAACACCCTGCACAACACCAGCAAGCAGATCGTCATCTCGTCCGATCGCCCGCCGAAACAGCTTGCAACGCTTGAGGATCGACTCCGCACTCGATTCGAGTGGGGCTTGATCACCGATGTGCAGCCGCCGGATCTGGAGACCCGGATCGCGATCCTTCGCAAGAAGGCCCAGATGGACAACATCGCGGTCCCCGACGACGTGCTCGAGCTGATCGCGTCGAAGATCGAACGCAACATCCGCGAGCTCGAGGGTGCCCTCATCCGGGTCACGGCGTTCGCGTCGCTGAACAACACCGAGCTGGACAAATCCTTGGCCGACGTCGTGCTGCAGGCGTTGTTGCCGAACTCCGGAACCATCGAGATCAGCGCCGCGGGCATCCTCGCGATCACCGCCGAGTACTTCGACATCTCCGTCGACGAACTCCGTGGCCCGGGCAAGACGCGAGCAATCGCCCAGGCGCGGCAGATCTCGATGTATCTGTGCCGTGAGCTCACCGACCTCTCCCTGCCGAAGATCGGTGAGACCTTCGACCGCGACCACACCACGGTCATGTACGCCGAACGCAAGATCCGTAAGGAGATGGCCGAGCGGCGCAAGGTCTATGACCACGTGCAGGAACTCACCGCACGCATCAAACAGCGCGCCGACCGCTGACCCCGGCCGCCGGAACCCAGTCGCTGTACCCGGTCGCCGATCTTCAGTCACCGGTCTTCAATTGACAGGCACGCACGCGTCGGGCGCCGGGCCACACCGATGACGTATCCGCGCCAACTCTCAACTCACACGCGAGCCTTCTGTGGTTCCGACGCGCCGTCCTCACCCACGGATCTCCGAGCTCTCGACGTCGGAAATCCGTGCCCGTCACCCTGTGGATGGACCTTGGGATCGACCGCGCAGATATGTGCATCGAAGGTGGACAGAAATCGAACAACACTCGTCATCCACATCAACCGCACCGCACCTCCACGGCTCATCCCATGGCTGTGCACACCCCGATCAGGTACATGGCCTGGTCAAACAGCACGATCTCCACAGGATCCACAGCGCCTATGACTATTGTTGATCTCTCTTTAAAGAAATCTCTTTTGAAGAAGGATGTGTGTACACACCCACTGCGGGGTCCGCGTGGACATCGCCGATTCGCGGCGTGGCGACTTGACCCCAACCGCCCACCCACACGCCTCGTCGTTCTAGAGTGGGAATTCCCGATTCGCTCCGAAGCGCGCACGCCGCTCGAGCGCATCCATGCCGGCCCGAACACCGACCCCGCAAGCAACCAAGGCAGACGAGAGAAGGGCGCATCCCCAGTTATGAAGTTTCGTGTCGCGCGCGACGAATTCTCCGATTCGGTTGCCTGGGTTGCCCGAAGCCTGCCGTCCCGCCCGCCGGTGCCGGTTCTCGGCTGCGTCGTCCTGGAGGCTCCCGATGAAACCGGATCCGACGCCAACGCCGGTCTGACGATCTCCGGTTTCGACTACGAGGTCTCCGCGCAGGAATCGATCGCCGCGGAGATCGCCGAACCGGGCAAGGTCCTGGTCTCGGGCCGCCTGCTCGCCGACATCACCCGGGCGCTGCCCAACAAGCCCGTCGATGTCACGCTCGACGGATCACGGGTGGCCATCGCCTGCGGTAGCGCGAAGTTCTCGCTGCCGACGATGCCGGTCGAGGATTACCCGCAGTTGCCCGACGTGCCCGCGGTCACCGGATCCATCCCGGCCGACCGGTTCGCCGAGGCGGTGTCGCAGGTCGCGATCGCCGCCGGCCGTGACGACACGCTGCCCATGCTCACCGGCGTCCGCGTCGAGATCGAGGGCAACACCGTCGTACTCGCCGCCACCGACAGATTCCGACTGGCCGTGCGCGAGCTGGAGTGGGATCCCACTCAACCCGATGTCAGCGGAGCGGTTCTGGTGCCCGCCAAGACTCTCTCGGAGAGCGCGAAGACCGCAGGTGCCGAGGGCACCGGAGCGGTGCGCCTGGCCTTCGGATCCGGCGACGCCATCGGATCCGAGGGCATCCTGGGCATCCTCGGCGAGTCGAAGCAGACCACGACGCGCCTGCTCGATGCCGAGTTCCCCAAGTTCCGTCAGCTGCTGCCCGCCGCACACACCGCGGTCGCCACCGTCGAGAGCGGACCTCTCATCGAGGCGATCAAACGCGTTGCCCTGGTGGCCGAGCGCGGAGCACAGGTGCGGATGGAATTCACCGAGGGATCGGTGCTGCTGACCGCCGGCGGCGACGAGGCGGGCAAGGCGGAGGAAGAGCTCCCCGTCGAGTTTCGCGGTGAGCCGCTGACGATCGCGTTCAACCCCGGATATCTGCAGGACGGCTTGTCGGCGATCAACGCCAAGTCGGTCGATTTCGGGTTCACCACGCCCAGCCGTCCGGCGGTGCTGCGGGTGTCGACGGGAGATGAGCCGGTCGCTGACGAGTCCGGGGCCTTCGTCGCTCCGGACAGCGCCTTCAGCTATCTGCTGATGCCGGTCCGCCTGCCGGGCTGACCGGTTCGCCTTCTCAGAAGACGTTCCTACACAGCGGTTTCCACATCAGAAGCGGATCGCCACCACCACCTTCGAGAGGATCGCGATGCAGCTGGGACTTGTCGGTCTGGGGAAGATGGGTGCCAACATGCGCACCCGTATCGTCGGCGCCGGGCACGAGGTGATCGGCTACGACCCGCGACCCGAGGTCTCCGACGTCAAGACCCTCGCCGATCTGGTGGGCGCACTCGACGCGCCCCGCGTGATCTGGGTGATGGTGCCCTCCGGTGACCCGACGCGGACCACCGTCGCGTCACTGGCCGAGGAGTTGTCGGCCGGTGACATCGTCATCGACGGAGGTAACTCGCGCTACACCGACGACTTCGAGCACGCAAAACTATTGCAAGCCAAGGGAATCGGATATATCGACTGCGGTGTGTCCGGCGGCGTGTGGGGTCTGGAGAACGGCTACGGTCTGATGGCCGGCGGTGCCGACGCCGATGTCGCACGCGTCA
Encoded proteins:
- the rnpA gene encoding ribonuclease P protein component yields the protein MMSAQHGISRGSDFSRTLKRGVRTSTRDLVVSVAVVPSVWPDPSGRRTQVAMTGGPWLGLIVSKSVGPAVVRHRVARRLRAAFRDSRVRVPATETFVVVRALPGAAHRSSDELADQLREVMGRKRVRELAARSAEVQVAGTGVSA
- the rpmH gene encoding 50S ribosomal protein L34, which produces MAKGKRTFQPNNRRRARVHGFRLRMRTRAGRAIVNSRRSKGRAKLTA
- the dnaA gene encoding chromosomal replication initiator protein DnaA — its product is MTSDRDSFGEVWKQVVAELNDDAAHHEPLSRQQKAWLSLVQPLTLAEGFALLAVPTPLVQEQIERNLRDTIRTTLSRHLGQPVDLGVRTATPAPLEETPDPATADSVGPGPSTDPVPLSPTAFDDSGPVRTFDPSMPGRPSPDGSGPLPGQGFAGREHRAPSDSFPHPTPMGAGYSGAADSTGQGAPNANPGAEWSSYFAERPTTSTASTSGTPVSLNPKYTFDTFVIGASNRFAHASAVAVAEAPARAYNPLFIWGESGLGKTHLLHAAGHYAQRLFPGMRVKYVSTEEFTNDFINSLRDDRRVAFKRRYRDVDVLLVDDIQFLIGKEGIQEEFFHTFNTLHNTSKQIVISSDRPPKQLATLEDRLRTRFEWGLITDVQPPDLETRIAILRKKAQMDNIAVPDDVLELIASKIERNIRELEGALIRVTAFASLNNTELDKSLADVVLQALLPNSGTIEISAAGILAITAEYFDISVDELRGPGKTRAIAQARQISMYLCRELTDLSLPKIGETFDRDHTTVMYAERKIRKEMAERRKVYDHVQELTARIKQRADR
- the dnaN gene encoding DNA polymerase III subunit beta, whose amino-acid sequence is MKFRVARDEFSDSVAWVARSLPSRPPVPVLGCVVLEAPDETGSDANAGLTISGFDYEVSAQESIAAEIAEPGKVLVSGRLLADITRALPNKPVDVTLDGSRVAIACGSAKFSLPTMPVEDYPQLPDVPAVTGSIPADRFAEAVSQVAIAAGRDDTLPMLTGVRVEIEGNTVVLAATDRFRLAVRELEWDPTQPDVSGAVLVPAKTLSESAKTAGAEGTGAVRLAFGSGDAIGSEGILGILGESKQTTTRLLDAEFPKFRQLLPAAHTAVATVESGPLIEAIKRVALVAERGAQVRMEFTEGSVLLTAGGDEAGKAEEELPVEFRGEPLTIAFNPGYLQDGLSAINAKSVDFGFTTPSRPAVLRVSTGDEPVADESGAFVAPDSAFSYLLMPVRLPG